The sequence CCACGAGCTCGCAGCGGTCTTCGTGGAAGAGGATGACCTGCTGCCGCCGCGTGGTGGAGGCTCGGCGCACGGCCTCAGCCCCGAGCACTTCGATCTGCGTGACGGCTTTGTGCATCGCGTTCTCGTTCATGATGCTGGATGCCATCACCGCTCCGATACCGATGAGCAGCATGGCAATCACCAGCACGACAGCGATCTCCAGCAGCGTGAAGCCGCGTGCGGCGGAGCGTGCTGCATGTTGGAGCTTCATCCCTCGTTACCAGTTACCGATTTCATCTCCCGTGCCGTCTTGGCCATCGGGGCCGATGGACCAGATGTCGAAGCTGGTGGGATTGTGCGTGCCGGGGTAGCGGTATTGCAGAGGGTGATCCCAGGCGTCATTGAGGTCTTTTTCATTCGCGATGGACTGCACCCAGCGCTTCGGCGCGGGATCGCTGGGCTTACGATGCAGAGCCATGAGTCCCTGGCCCTGGGTGGGGTAGCTGCCGCCTTGGGTTTTGTAAGCGAGCAGCATGGAGCGCATGCCCGATACTTTGGCATCTGTGGCGGTCATTTCACCGCTGGTTTGCAGACCGGTGAGGCCACCCGCGACGACGGCGAGCAGGAGTCCGATGATGAGGAGGACGACCATGATCTCCAGCAGGGTGAAGCCACGGACGAGGAGGGAAGGGGGGAGGTGTTTGGTTTTCATAACGTGAGTGGGATGAAAAAACAGAGTTAGCGCCGGTTGCCGATTTGATTGAGGGTCGAGAACACCACATCGATGATGGCATAGACGATGGTGCCTACGACTACCGCCATGATGACGAGGATGCAAGGCTGGATGAAGGCGGTGGCACGCTCGACGAGGCGGCTGAATTGGCCATCGAGCCGCCCGGCAGATTTCGTGGCGACTTCGGCTAGGTTTCCGGTTTCTTCACCGAGGCGGATGATGTCGATGGAGCGTGGTGGGAGTGCCTGGGTGCGGCCCAGGGCTGTGCTGAGGTGCTCACCCTCCTGCACCATGTGCTCGATCACATCGAACTGCTGACGGATGAACGGATTGCTGACCGTGCCTTTGAGCAAATGCAGGGCCTGAGTGATGGCGAGGCCGCTGTGAAGCAGGGAGCCGAGTGTTTCGAGGAACTGCAGCTCATGACGTGCCCGCATGAGCTCGCCGACGACAGGGGTTTTGTAGATGAACTTATACCAGGCCAAGCGCACGGCGGGAATCTGCGCCAGTGCGAATCCCGCGAGGATGAGGATGCCCACGGCGATGAGGAGCAGCCACCATTCGTTCCGCAGGAAGTCGGAGAGCTTCATGAGGTAGGTCAGCAGCAGCGGTGGCGTCTTGCTGCTGTTGTTGATGAGCACGGAGAGCTTCGGCAGCAGGTAGGTGATCATCACGATGCCCAGGGCGAAGCCCGTGGCGGCGAGGAAGGCCGGGTAGATGAGTGCTCCGAGGAATTTCGACCGCAGTTCCTCCATGAGGCTGAGGTATTTCACCTGGCGATCAAGGATGGCATCGAGCTGGCCGCTGCTCTCTCCCGCCGCGATCATGTTGCAAAACAGCGGGCCAAAAGAGTCAGAAACCTGCGGCAGGGCATTGGAGAGCGGTACGCCGTCACGCACCAGCTCACGCAAGCGGACAGACATGGTGCGCGTGGTGATCTCACTGCTTTTCTCCATCGCTCCGAGTGCCTGATCGATCTGGAATCCTGCGGCGAGCAGGTTGGAGAGCTCGATGGTGAATGCGAT is a genomic window of Verrucomicrobiaceae bacterium containing:
- the gspG gene encoding type II secretion system major pseudopilin GspG yields the protein MKTKHLPPSLLVRGFTLLEIMVVLLIIGLLLAVVAGGLTGLQTSGEMTATDAKVSGMRSMLLAYKTQGGSYPTQGQGLMALHRKPSDPAPKRWVQSIANEKDLNDAWDHPLQYRYPGTHNPTSFDIWSIGPDGQDGTGDEIGNW
- a CDS encoding prepilin-type N-terminal cleavage/methylation domain-containing protein translates to MKLQHAARSAARGFTLLEIAVVLVIAMLLIGIGAVMASSIMNENAMHKAVTQIEVLGAEAVRRASTTRRQQVILFHEDRCELVDEASGSIRSVAYPANAQMTLQRYFDTKTTPAEGQSLRVLPGCLLEPLSLTLTSSSGEFQFGLDPLTGGFQR
- a CDS encoding type II secretion system F family protein produces the protein MPSFTYTATSASGESKKGSIDANDRGEAVRKLSRMGLRASALSQLGASTAAPVASSTKSGKKDTSAAPGAESALGALFSKLKGTPENGRIHLKHAQVIAFTIELSNLLAAGFQIDQALGAMEKSSEITTRTMSVRLRELVRDGVPLSNALPQVSDSFGPLFCNMIAAGESSGQLDAILDRQVKYLSLMEELRSKFLGALIYPAFLAATGFALGIVMITYLLPKLSVLINNSSKTPPLLLTYLMKLSDFLRNEWWLLLIAVGILILAGFALAQIPAVRLAWYKFIYKTPVVGELMRARHELQFLETLGSLLHSGLAITQALHLLKGTVSNPFIRQQFDVIEHMVQEGEHLSTALGRTQALPPRSIDIIRLGEETGNLAEVATKSAGRLDGQFSRLVERATAFIQPCILVIMAVVVGTIVYAIIDVVFSTLNQIGNRR